The Coregonus clupeaformis isolate EN_2021a chromosome 8, ASM2061545v1, whole genome shotgun sequence genome has a segment encoding these proteins:
- the LOC123491456 gene encoding leukotriene B4 receptor 1-like yields MENLNSSNSSSLDSTSPDSGRLISSILLGLCCPLGLPGNIAVLLVIMRRSPQRSNFTLYLMLNLASSDILCLATVPVWIYTLLHRWTLDRAACKLATFLLYLSLYANVLTVTLLGVQRYLQVLYPQMWNRLRRKGEAALLLALWGLACALTAPAVATHDMGDGELKYRRHTGSEAERVAVLVLETLLGFIVPFSVLVKSYCCLHRRVNQMVLFSSAKLTWLVTSVVVAFFILWILVHIVNVVDIAGMVLRASWPEALAVLLRHRSVAVRVVRSFTFVNSCLDPFPFLCSEL; encoded by the coding sequence ATGGAGAACCTCAACTCTTCCAACTCCTCTAGCTTGGACTCCACCTCCCCGGATTCGGGCCGCCTGATTTCGAGCATCCTCCTAGGGCTGTGCTGTCCGCTGGGCCTCCCTGGTAACATAGCTGTCCTGTTGGTCATCATGCGGCGCTCGCCCCAACGCTCCAACTTCACCCTGTATCTCATGCTGAACTTGGCGTCCTCCGACATCCTGTGCCTGGCCACGGTGCCCGTGTGGATCTATACTCTCCTGCACAGATGGACTCTGGACCGTGCCGCCTGCAAGCTAGCCACCTTCCTGCTCTACCTCAGCCTGTATGCTAACGTGCTAACGGTCACTCTACTCGGGGTCCAGCGCTACCTCCAGGTGCTCTACCCGCAGATGTGGAACAGGCTGCGGCGCAAGGGGGAGGCGGCGCTGCTCCTGGCCCTGTGGGGGCTCGCCTGTGCCCTGACTGCCCCCGCCGTTGCCACTCACGATATGGGCGATGGCGAGCTCAAGTACCGGCGACACACAGGCTCCGAGGCTGAAAGAGTTGCTGTCCTCGTCTTGGAGACCCTTTTAGGGTTCATTGTCCCGTTCTCTGTGCTGGTCAAGTCCTACTGCTGCCTCCACCGGCGGGTGAACCAGATGGTGCTGTTCAGCAGTGCCAAGTTGACGTGGCTGGTCACCAGTGTGGTGGTCGCCTTCTTCATCCTCTGGATCCTTGTGCACATTGTCAACGTGGTGGACATCGCTGGCATGGTGCTGCGGGCTTCCTGGCCAGAGGCGTTGGCAGTGCTGCTGCGCCACAGAAGTGTGGCAGTGCGTGTCGTCCGGAGCTTCACGTTTGTGAACAGCTGCCTGGACCCCTTCCCCTTCCTGTGCTCAGAGTTGTGA
- the LOC123491389 gene encoding protein misato homolog 1-like, whose protein sequence is MARCYRDDRAGMMCSSSEEDDIYPAVLSVPVLISLQSSLALGPWLSELQRGASALDPHRIAPSFLSQGPELTDFQESLEQLRLLCHCYSDDSGGMMRSSSEEDNDV, encoded by the exons ATGGCCCGCTGTTACCGCGACGACAGGGCCGGCATGATGTGCTCCTCCTCGGAAGAGGATGATatctatcc TGCAGTCCTCTCCGTCCCCGTGCTAATCTCCCTGCAGTCGTCTCTGGCCCTGGGCCCGTGGCTGTCAGAGCTGCAGCGCGGTGCCAGCGCCCTGGACCCCCACCGCATCGCCCCCAGCTTCCTCTCCCAGGGACCTGAGCTGACCGACTTCCAGGAGTCCTTGGAGCAACTCCGCCTCCTCTGCCACTGTTACAGTGATGACAGCGGCGGGATGATGCGCTCCTCCTCGGAAGAGGACAACGATGTTTGA